In Prochlorococcus marinus CUG1435, the genomic window CGGTATTGGTAAATTTAAAAAAGCCCTTAAATGTAATTCAAATTCATTAATATTTTGACTAACTAATGTAACCATACCAGTGTCGTGTGGTCTTGGAGATAATTCTGAAAATATAACCTCACTTCCTTTTATAAAAAACTCTACTCCGTATAATCCAGCCCCATTAAGGTTATTTAATATTCTACTTGTCATTCTCTTAGCTTCAATAATTAAGGACTCCTTGATCTCTATAGGTTGCCAACTACATTGATAGTCTCCATTAGATTGAAGATGTCCAATTGGTAAACAAAAAATATTTTCACCATTTTCCTTTCTTACAGTTAGAAGAGTAAACTCAAAATCAAAATTAATAAATTCTTCAATAATTACACCTTTAACCTTTCCTCTTGAATTTGCTCGTGCCTGTTCCCAAGAATTTTGTAAATCATTTTTTGTTTCAACCAAACTCTGTCCCTTTCCTGAAGAGCTCATTAAAGGCTTAAGTAAAAGTGGGAATCCAATTTCATCTGCTTTTTTTTCTAAATCATCAAATTCAAAAATATAATCAAACTTTGCAGTTTTAATTTTTAAATCTCTAGAAGCTAAGTCTCTAATT contains:
- the purT gene encoding formate-dependent phosphoribosylglycinamide formyltransferase; translation: MKESIFSKKRILLLGSGELGKELVIESKRLGLEVIAIDRYEKAPAMQVADYSRVIDMGDKNILKNVIKEFKPDYVVPEIEALSIEALKELEEEGFKIVPNARTVEITMNRDKIRDLASRDLKIKTAKFDYIFEFDDLEKKADEIGFPLLLKPLMSSSGKGQSLVETKNDLQNSWEQARANSRGKVKGVIIEEFINFDFEFTLLTVRKENGENIFCLPIGHLQSNGDYQCSWQPIEIKESLIIEAKRMTSRILNNLNGAGLYGVEFFIKGSEVIFSELSPRPHDTGMVTLVSQNINEFELHLRAFLNLPIPHIDLIEPSATRVILSNQEYLNPIYEGLNEALEFEKTKVLIFGKPVSRKGRRMGVVLSSNSDINLARKNADEAARKIKVSTT